The proteins below are encoded in one region of Deinococcus seoulensis:
- a CDS encoding polymorphic toxin-type HINT domain-containing protein has protein sequence MGAGHFKIGDKIKQADGTTGLVANVTTVQQTREMFNFTVSEAHTYYVGNDGWLVHNATNPTMFRIEGNINQH, from the coding sequence GTGGGCGCGGGGCACTTCAAGATCGGGGATAAAATCAAGCAGGCCGACGGCACCACCGGCCTCGTCGCGAACGTCACCACCGTGCAGCAGACGCGCGAGATGTTCAATTTTACCGTCAGTGAGGCCCACACCTACTACGTGGGGAATGACGGGTGGTTGGTGCATAATGCTACCAATCCAACTATGTTTCGAATTGAGGGCAATATAAATCAGCATTAG